In Sulfitobacter albidus, the following proteins share a genomic window:
- a CDS encoding pyruvate dehydrogenase complex dihydrolipoamide acetyltransferase, translated as MPIEILMPALSPTMEEGTLAKWLVKEGDTVSSGDVMCEIETDKATMEFEAVDEGTIGKILVAEGSEGVKVNAPIAVLLEDGESTDDIGDVSSEPKAEASSNAAPAEASAQTAPAQGHGRGEGPSPSDTGSAPKSGDGERIFASPLARRIAADKGLDLSAIKGSGPRGRIVKADVENLDKTDAPAPKAEAAATAPAAAAAPSGPSADAIAKMYEGRDYEEVKLDGMRKTIATRLTEAKQTVPHFYLRRDIHLDALLAFRADLNKQLEPRGVKLSVNDFIIKACALALQQVPDANAVWAGDKVLKLTPSDVAVAVAIEGGLFTPVLQDADTKSLSTLSAQMKDLATRARDRKLAPHEYQGGSFAISNLGMFGIDNFDAVINPPHGAILAVGAGVKKPVVGKDGELAVATVMSVTLSVDHRVIDGALGAELLGAIKDNLEAPMTMLA; from the coding sequence ATGCCCATAGAAATCCTCATGCCCGCGCTGTCTCCGACGATGGAGGAAGGCACCCTTGCCAAATGGCTGGTCAAGGAAGGCGATACCGTCTCCTCCGGCGATGTGATGTGCGAGATTGAAACCGACAAGGCCACGATGGAGTTCGAGGCCGTCGACGAAGGCACGATTGGCAAGATCCTCGTGGCCGAGGGCTCCGAAGGGGTGAAGGTCAACGCGCCGATTGCCGTGCTGCTGGAAGACGGCGAGTCTACGGACGACATCGGCGACGTATCGTCAGAGCCGAAGGCGGAGGCGTCCTCAAACGCCGCGCCCGCAGAGGCGTCAGCGCAGACCGCCCCCGCGCAGGGCCACGGCCGTGGTGAGGGGCCATCCCCCTCTGACACAGGATCCGCGCCGAAATCGGGCGATGGGGAGCGAATCTTTGCCTCCCCCCTCGCCCGGCGCATCGCCGCTGACAAAGGGCTCGATCTGAGCGCCATCAAGGGCTCCGGCCCGCGCGGGCGGATCGTGAAGGCGGATGTCGAAAACCTCGACAAGACCGACGCGCCGGCTCCCAAGGCCGAAGCCGCCGCCACAGCCCCGGCCGCCGCAGCCGCCCCCAGCGGCCCGTCCGCCGACGCAATCGCCAAGATGTACGAGGGGCGCGATTACGAGGAGGTCAAGCTCGACGGGATGCGCAAAACCATTGCCACGCGTCTCACCGAGGCCAAGCAGACCGTGCCGCATTTCTACCTGCGCCGCGACATCCACCTCGACGCGCTGCTGGCATTCCGGGCGGATCTGAACAAACAGCTTGAGCCGCGTGGCGTGAAGCTGTCGGTCAATGATTTCATCATCAAGGCCTGCGCGCTGGCGCTGCAACAGGTGCCCGACGCCAATGCCGTCTGGGCCGGTGACAAGGTGCTGAAACTCACCCCGTCCGACGTGGCCGTCGCGGTCGCCATCGAGGGCGGCCTGTTCACCCCCGTGCTGCAGGACGCCGACACGAAGTCGCTCTCTACACTCAGCGCGCAGATGAAAGACCTCGCCACCCGCGCCCGCGACCGCAAGCTGGCACCGCACGAATATCAGGGCGGCAGCTTTGCCATCTCGAATCTCGGGATGTTCGGGATCGATAATTTCGACGCGGTCATCAATCCGCCGCACGGCGCGATCCTTGCCGTGGGTGCGGGGGTCAAGAAACCCGTTGTCGGCAAGGACGGGGAACTGGCCGTCGCCACCGTGATGTCCGTGACACTATCGGTGGACCACCGGGTCATCGACGGTGCACTTGGTGCAGAGCTGCTCGGCGCGATCAAGGACAACTTGGAAGCGCCCATGACGATGCTGGCATAG
- a CDS encoding pyruvate dehydrogenase complex E1 component subunit beta, with protein sequence MATEILMPALSPTMEEGTLAKWLVKEGDTVNSGDIMAEIETDKATMEFEAVDEGTIGKILIAEGTEGVKVNTPIAVLLEEGESADDIESAKEAPASAPVPADKEQSSETAPAAAMAHPEPDTSPDWPEGTKVKQQTVREALRDGMAEEMRRDEDVFIMGEEVAEYQGAYKITQGMLDEFGAKRVIDTPITEHGFAGIGVGAAFGGLKPIIEFMTFNFAMQAIDQIINSAAKTLYMSGGQMGAPMVFRGPNGAAARVAAQHSQDYAVWYMQIPGLKVVMPYSASDYKGLMKTAIRDPNPVVFLENEILYGRSFDVPELDDYTVPFGKARIWREGEDVTIVSFGIGMTYALEAAEKLAEDGISAEVIDLRTLRPMDTASIIKSVKKTNRLVTVEEGWPQPSVGSYIGATIMQEAFDYLDAPVINCTGKDVPMPYAANLEKHALVTTDEVIEAVRKVTYR encoded by the coding sequence ATGGCGACCGAAATTCTCATGCCCGCCCTCTCGCCCACGATGGAAGAAGGCACGCTGGCCAAATGGCTGGTCAAGGAAGGCGATACCGTCAACTCCGGCGACATCATGGCCGAGATCGAGACCGACAAGGCGACGATGGAATTCGAGGCCGTCGATGAAGGCACGATCGGCAAGATCCTGATCGCGGAAGGCACCGAAGGGGTAAAGGTCAATACGCCCATCGCCGTGCTGCTGGAAGAAGGCGAGAGCGCCGACGACATCGAAAGCGCGAAAGAGGCGCCCGCCTCTGCCCCCGTGCCCGCCGACAAGGAACAATCGTCGGAAACCGCCCCGGCAGCGGCAATGGCGCACCCCGAGCCCGACACCTCCCCCGACTGGCCCGAGGGCACCAAGGTCAAGCAGCAGACCGTGCGCGAGGCGTTGCGCGACGGCATGGCCGAAGAGATGCGCCGCGACGAGGACGTGTTTATCATGGGTGAGGAGGTGGCCGAGTATCAGGGCGCCTATAAGATCACCCAAGGGATGCTGGACGAATTCGGCGCCAAGCGGGTGATCGACACCCCGATCACCGAACACGGCTTTGCCGGCATCGGTGTCGGTGCGGCCTTTGGCGGTCTGAAACCGATCATCGAGTTCATGACCTTCAACTTCGCCATGCAGGCGATTGACCAGATCATCAACTCGGCGGCCAAGACGCTGTATATGTCCGGTGGCCAGATGGGCGCGCCCATGGTGTTCCGTGGCCCCAATGGTGCTGCGGCCCGCGTGGCGGCCCAGCACAGCCAGGATTACGCCGTGTGGTACATGCAGATCCCCGGCCTGAAGGTCGTGATGCCCTATTCGGCGTCCGACTATAAGGGCCTGATGAAAACCGCCATCCGCGACCCCAACCCGGTGGTATTTCTTGAGAACGAGATCCTCTATGGCCGCTCTTTCGACGTGCCGGAGCTGGATGACTATACGGTCCCGTTTGGGAAGGCCCGCATCTGGCGTGAGGGCGAGGATGTGACCATCGTAAGCTTTGGCATCGGGATGACCTACGCGCTGGAGGCGGCGGAAAAGCTGGCCGAGGATGGCATCTCGGCTGAGGTGATCGATCTGCGCACCCTGCGACCCATGGACACAGCGTCGATCATCAAATCGGTGAAGAAAACCAACCGTCTCGTCACGGTCGAGGAAGGCTGGCCCCAGCCTTCCGTTGGCAGCTATATCGGCGCCACGATCATGCAGGAGGCGTTTGATTACCTCGACGCGCCGGTCATCAACTGCACCGGCAAGGACGTGCCGATGCCCTACGCCGCGAACCTCGAAAAACACGCGCTGGTCACCACCGATGAGGTGATCGAGGCCGTGCGCAAAGTCACCTACCGGTAA
- the pdhA gene encoding pyruvate dehydrogenase (acetyl-transferring) E1 component subunit alpha, with protein MAARKSTAKKPNVSAEELTAYYRDMLLIRRFEEKAGQLYGMGLIGGFCHLYIGQEAVVVGLEATAKEGDSRITTYRDHGHMLACGMDPKGVMAELTGREGGYSKGKGGSMHMFSKEKKFYGGHGIVGANVPLGAGLAFADKYKGNDNVTFTYFGDGAANQGQVYETFNMAALWELPCIFVIENNQYAMGTAQQRSTSSAEIWERGKAFGIPGEAVDGMDVLAVKAAGETAVKHCRAGKGPYILEIKTYRYRGHSMSDPAKYRTREEVQKMRDERDCIESVRKMLLTGDHATEEDLKAIDKEIKGIVNESAEFAKESPEPALDELWTDIYADEIPQEAV; from the coding sequence ATGGCCGCACGCAAGAGCACCGCAAAAAAGCCCAACGTCTCCGCTGAGGAATTAACTGCCTACTACCGCGACATGCTGTTAATCCGGCGGTTCGAGGAGAAGGCGGGCCAGCTTTACGGCATGGGATTGATCGGGGGCTTTTGCCACCTCTACATCGGGCAGGAAGCGGTCGTTGTCGGGCTTGAAGCAACGGCCAAGGAAGGCGACAGCCGCATCACAACCTACCGCGATCACGGGCACATGCTGGCCTGCGGGATGGATCCCAAGGGCGTGATGGCAGAGCTGACGGGCCGCGAGGGGGGATACTCCAAGGGCAAGGGCGGCTCGATGCACATGTTCTCGAAGGAGAAGAAGTTTTACGGCGGCCACGGCATCGTGGGCGCCAACGTGCCGCTGGGGGCGGGGCTTGCCTTTGCCGATAAATACAAGGGCAATGATAACGTCACCTTTACCTACTTTGGCGACGGCGCGGCCAACCAGGGCCAGGTGTACGAGACGTTCAACATGGCCGCCCTTTGGGAGCTGCCGTGCATCTTCGTGATCGAGAACAACCAATACGCCATGGGCACGGCGCAACAACGCTCGACCTCCAGCGCCGAGATCTGGGAGCGCGGCAAGGCGTTCGGCATCCCCGGTGAGGCTGTCGACGGTATGGACGTGCTGGCGGTGAAGGCCGCGGGCGAGACGGCGGTGAAACACTGCCGCGCGGGCAAGGGACCCTACATTCTCGAGATCAAGACCTACCGTTACCGCGGCCATTCGATGTCGGACCCGGCCAAATACCGCACCCGCGAGGAGGTGCAGAAAATGCGCGACGAGCGGGACTGTATCGAGAGCGTGCGCAAGATGCTGCTGACGGGCGATCACGCCACCGAAGAGGATCTGAAGGCCATCGACAAGGAGATCAAGGGCATCGTCAACGAAAGCGCCGAGTTCGCCAAGGAAAGCCCTGAACCCGCGCTCGACGAGCTTTGGACAGATATTTACGCAGACGAAATTCCGCAGGAGGCCGTGTAA
- a CDS encoding FtsB family cell division protein, protein MSKLAFGPLIFFAIAFALSLYFTFAAVQGDFGLFRRAEILAEAADLRAQLEAARTEVAQMENLTRRLSDNYLDLDLLDERARHVLGMVRADEIVIR, encoded by the coding sequence ATGAGCAAACTCGCCTTTGGTCCGTTGATCTTTTTCGCCATCGCCTTTGCGCTGAGCCTGTATTTCACCTTTGCCGCCGTGCAGGGTGATTTCGGCCTGTTCCGGCGCGCGGAGATTCTCGCCGAGGCCGCCGATCTGCGCGCACAGCTTGAGGCGGCGCGCACGGAAGTGGCGCAGATGGAAAATCTCACCCGCCGCCTGTCCGACAACTACCTGGATCTGGATCTGCTGGACGAGCGTGCGCGCCACGTTCTGGGCATGGTGCGGGCCGACGAAATCGTCATCCGCTGA
- a CDS encoding phosphoglycerate kinase gives MAWKSLDEMDLAGQRVLCRVDINVPVEDGRVTDTTRIDRIVPTVQDILAKGGKPILIAHFGRPKGRVVPDMSLRQVLPALEAALGRDVRLIETLEAAEAPTDKHRAAEILLLENIRFYPGEEANDPAFAKRLAGLGDVYCNDAFSAAHRAHASTEGVAHHLPACAGRLMQAELSALEAALSTPERPVGAVVGGAKVSTKIALLENLVGRIDTLVIGGGMANTFLAAQGAQLGASLMEPDYFDTARAIMAEAERTGCTVILPRDGLVAREFAKGAAHETVALTSDTILDADQMVLDAGPASVEAVADAFADLKTLIWNGPMGAFEIPPFDTATVAAARDAARRTGAGTLISVAGGGDTVAALNQAGVAEDFTYISTAGGAFLEWMEGKTLPGVAALVG, from the coding sequence ATGGCTTGGAAATCGCTCGATGAGATGGATCTGGCGGGGCAGCGGGTGCTGTGCCGGGTGGATATCAACGTACCTGTCGAGGACGGGCGCGTTACCGACACGACGCGCATCGACCGGATCGTGCCCACCGTGCAGGATATCCTCGCCAAGGGCGGCAAGCCGATCCTGATCGCCCATTTCGGGCGGCCCAAGGGGCGCGTGGTGCCCGACATGAGCCTGCGTCAGGTTCTGCCCGCGCTTGAGGCGGCCCTCGGTCGCGATGTGCGCCTGATCGAGACGCTGGAGGCCGCCGAGGCCCCAACGGATAAGCACCGCGCCGCCGAGATCCTGCTGCTGGAAAACATCCGCTTTTATCCGGGTGAGGAAGCCAACGACCCCGCCTTTGCCAAACGGCTTGCGGGTCTGGGCGATGTCTATTGCAACGATGCCTTCTCCGCCGCGCACCGCGCGCATGCCTCCACCGAAGGAGTGGCGCATCACCTGCCCGCCTGCGCGGGTCGGTTGATGCAGGCAGAGCTTTCGGCGCTCGAAGCCGCGCTGTCGACGCCGGAGCGCCCTGTCGGCGCGGTGGTGGGCGGTGCCAAGGTCTCGACCAAGATCGCGCTTTTGGAAAACCTCGTCGGCCGCATCGACACGTTGGTGATCGGCGGCGGCATGGCGAATACGTTTCTTGCGGCACAGGGCGCGCAGCTGGGCGCGTCGCTGATGGAGCCTGACTATTTCGACACGGCCCGCGCCATCATGGCCGAAGCCGAGCGCACGGGCTGCACGGTCATCCTGCCTCGCGACGGGCTCGTTGCGCGCGAATTTGCCAAAGGGGCCGCGCATGAGACTGTCGCCCTCACGTCCGACACGATTCTGGACGCGGATCAGATGGTGCTGGATGCGGGTCCGGCGAGTGTGGAGGCGGTGGCCGACGCCTTCGCCGATCTGAAAACACTGATCTGGAACGGCCCCATGGGCGCATTCGAAATCCCGCCCTTCGACACCGCCACCGTCGCCGCCGCGCGCGATGCGGCCAGGCGCACGGGCGCGGGCACGCTCATTTCGGTCGCGGGCGGCGGCGATACGGTCGCAGCGCTCAATCAGGCGGGCGTGGCGGAGGACTTCACCTATATCTCCACCGCCGGCGGCGCCTTTCTGGAGTGGATGGAAGGGAAAACCTTGCCCGGGGTCGCTGCACTGGTAGGCTGA
- a CDS encoding peptidylprolyl isomerase codes for MADIKDPENTILMELKDGTVTIELLPDVAPEHCARMKELARAGAYDNVAFHRVIDGFMAQTGDVQHANMEKDYNPRMAGTGGSEMPDLPAEFSKVPHARGSLGAARSANPNSANSQFFINFKDNDFLNGQYTVYGQVVSGMEHVDAIAKGEPPANPDRMISVKVAADA; via the coding sequence ATGGCCGATATCAAAGACCCCGAAAACACGATCCTGATGGAGCTCAAGGACGGGACTGTCACCATCGAGCTACTGCCGGATGTGGCGCCAGAGCATTGCGCGCGGATGAAAGAGCTCGCCCGGGCGGGTGCGTATGACAATGTGGCCTTTCACCGGGTGATCGACGGCTTCATGGCGCAGACCGGCGACGTGCAGCACGCGAACATGGAAAAGGACTATAACCCGCGCATGGCGGGCACGGGTGGATCGGAAATGCCCGATCTGCCGGCGGAATTCTCGAAAGTGCCGCACGCGCGCGGCAGCCTGGGGGCCGCGCGCTCGGCCAATCCCAATTCGGCCAACAGCCAGTTCTTCATTAACTTCAAGGACAATGATTTCCTGAACGGGCAATACACCGTCTACGGTCAGGTCGTGTCGGGGATGGAACATGTGGACGCCATCGCCAAGGGCGAGCCACCCGCCAATCCCGACCGCATGATCAGCGTGAAGGTGGCCGCAGATGCGTGA
- a CDS encoding peptidylprolyl isomerase: protein MRDLVAGGFLAALFAGPAMATGLQIEIAGEANGTVTVDLLEEVAPNHVARITALAADGKYDGVVFHRVIDGFMAQTGDVEHGRQGGDLRRAGTGGSDMPDLGAEFSDLPFETGVVGMARAQNPDSANSQFFIMFDAAPFLNGQYTVVGRVTDGQDVVDAIKRGTGGNGAVVGAPDVMREVTVID, encoded by the coding sequence ATGCGTGATCTTGTAGCTGGCGGCTTTCTTGCGGCGCTCTTCGCGGGGCCTGCGATGGCGACGGGATTGCAGATCGAGATCGCGGGGGAGGCCAATGGCACCGTCACGGTGGATCTTCTGGAAGAGGTCGCGCCAAATCACGTCGCGCGCATCACCGCGCTGGCCGCCGACGGGAAATACGACGGGGTCGTGTTTCACCGGGTGATCGACGGCTTCATGGCACAGACCGGCGATGTCGAGCACGGGCGCCAGGGCGGCGATCTGCGCCGCGCGGGCACCGGCGGGTCGGATATGCCGGATCTGGGCGCCGAATTCTCGGATCTGCCTTTCGAGACCGGCGTGGTGGGCATGGCCCGCGCGCAGAACCCTGATTCGGCCAACAGCCAGTTCTTCATCATGTTCGACGCGGCGCCGTTCCTGAACGGTCAGTATACGGTCGTCGGCCGCGTGACCGACGGGCAGGATGTGGTGGATGCGATCAAGCGCGGCACCGGCGGGAATGGGGCCGTTGTCGGCGCACCGGACGTGATGCGCGAGGTGACCGTCATCGACTGA
- a CDS encoding bactofilin family protein: MFSKSKINDPAPGGADGAKPSTPPSAAQASPSPAPKQSEFKASAPKAKPPASVLSADLHVTGNMKTTGDIQVEGTVEGDIRAHLLTIGETATIKGEVIADDVVINGRIVGRVRGLKVRLTSTARVEGDIIHKTIAIESGAHFEGSVQRQDDPLNPGAKSAPAQKANPAS, translated from the coding sequence ATGTTTTCTAAAAGCAAAATCAACGATCCCGCGCCGGGTGGCGCTGACGGAGCCAAGCCTTCCACGCCGCCCTCCGCTGCACAGGCCTCCCCGTCCCCCGCGCCCAAGCAGTCGGAATTCAAGGCCTCGGCGCCCAAGGCAAAGCCTCCAGCCTCGGTGCTGTCCGCCGATTTGCACGTGACCGGCAACATGAAAACCACCGGTGATATCCAGGTCGAAGGCACGGTCGAAGGCGACATCCGCGCGCATCTGCTGACCATCGGCGAGACCGCGACAATCAAGGGTGAGGTCATCGCGGACGACGTGGTCATCAATGGCCGCATCGTGGGCCGCGTGCGCGGTCTCAAGGTGCGCCTGACCTCCACTGCGCGGGTCGAGGGCGACATCATCCACAAGACCATCGCGATCGAGAGCGGCGCCCATTTCGAAGGCTCCGTGCAGCGTCAGGACGATCCGTTGAACCCCGGCGCCAAATCCGCGCCCGCGCAGAAAGCCAACCCCGCTTCCTGA
- a CDS encoding M23 family metallopeptidase, with protein sequence MRTKLAIKTHAFLERYFPERRVFLKSDSDTRFIRLRPGTQLLAVAGSALLVSWAIVAAAIILMDSIGSGNFRDQAKRDQRTYQARLNDLSAQRDARAEEALAAQERFNAALAQISVMQSELLNSETRRRELETGIDVIQSTLRDTMKDREAARTQLASLTEEGGAELQVAANTAPMDFLADALARTAAERDKIEADAQDALLAADELTQKIALMQEQNDTIFRQLEEAMTVSVAPLDRMFRNAGMPTDQILRTVRRGYSGQGGPLTPLSFTTRGDEPTVDTLRANRLLNQMDKLNLYRIAASKAPFANPVKDSFRFTSKFGFRRDPKTGGRRMHQGVDFAAGLGTPLYATADGVVTHAGWGSGYGRLVKIQHEFGIETRYAHLSKMRVKVGQRVSRGQRIGDMGASGRVTGVHLHYEVRVGGKAVNPMIYIKAANDVF encoded by the coding sequence GTGCGAACAAAGCTCGCGATTAAAACTCATGCCTTTCTGGAACGGTATTTCCCGGAACGGCGCGTCTTTCTGAAATCCGACAGCGACACGCGGTTTATCCGTCTGCGTCCGGGCACCCAGCTTCTGGCGGTCGCAGGATCGGCCCTGTTGGTCAGCTGGGCCATCGTCGCCGCCGCAATCATTCTGATGGACAGCATCGGGTCGGGCAACTTCCGCGATCAGGCCAAACGCGATCAGCGCACCTACCAGGCGCGGCTCAACGATCTGTCCGCGCAGCGCGACGCCCGCGCCGAAGAAGCGCTGGCGGCGCAGGAACGCTTCAACGCGGCCCTCGCCCAGATTTCCGTGATGCAGTCCGAACTTCTGAATTCGGAAACGCGCCGCCGCGAGCTCGAAACCGGCATCGACGTGATCCAAAGCACCCTGCGCGACACCATGAAAGACCGCGAAGCGGCCCGCACGCAGCTTGCCAGCCTGACCGAAGAGGGCGGCGCGGAGTTGCAGGTTGCCGCCAATACCGCACCGATGGATTTCCTTGCCGACGCGCTGGCCCGCACCGCGGCGGAGCGCGACAAGATCGAGGCCGACGCGCAGGACGCCCTGCTGGCCGCCGACGAGCTGACCCAGAAGATCGCGCTCATGCAGGAGCAGAACGACACCATCTTCCGCCAGCTCGAAGAGGCGATGACCGTCTCTGTCGCGCCACTGGACCGGATGTTCCGAAACGCGGGCATGCCGACCGACCAGATCCTGCGCACCGTGCGCCGTGGCTATTCCGGTCAGGGCGGCCCGCTGACACCGCTCAGCTTCACCACCCGCGGCGATGAACCCACCGTGGACACGCTGCGCGCAAACCGTCTGCTCAACCAGATGGACAAGCTTAACCTCTACCGCATCGCCGCGTCCAAGGCGCCCTTTGCCAATCCGGTGAAGGATTCGTTCCGCTTCACCTCCAAATTCGGCTTCCGCCGAGATCCCAAAACCGGCGGTCGCCGCATGCACCAGGGCGTCGATTTTGCCGCAGGCCTCGGCACGCCGCTCTATGCCACGGCGGACGGTGTTGTGACCCACGCGGGCTGGGGCTCAGGATATGGTCGTCTGGTCAAGATCCAGCATGAGTTTGGCATCGAAACCCGCTACGCGCACCTGTCGAAAATGCGCGTCAAGGTTGGACAAAGAGTGTCGCGCGGCCAGCGGATCGGTGATATGGGTGCTTCAGGACGGGTCACCGGCGTGCATCTCCATTACGAGGTCCGCGTCGGCGGTAAGGCCGTCAACCCAATGATCTATATCAAGGCAGCAAACGATGTTTTCTAA
- a CDS encoding ferritin-like domain-containing protein, which produces MADAVLRTADGREKTALSRGFAAQWRAARAEGAEPRIGRADPPLHPARPATPELLSPRDVPRRRPGTPEGRIALLHAVAHIELNAVDLHWDIIARFAHVKMPIGYYDDWVKAADEESKHFNLMCDCLEAAGSHYGALPAHAGMWRAAEDTVDDFMGRLAVVPMVLEARGLDVTPGMIEIFKRAKDTGAVDALETIYAEEVHHVAYGSKWFHFLCGRHDLDPTVQFHSLVRQYFHGALKPPFNEEKRAEAGIPPDFYWPLAQNG; this is translated from the coding sequence ATGGCCGATGCCGTGCTGCGCACCGCAGATGGGCGCGAAAAGACGGCCCTGTCGCGCGGTTTTGCCGCCCAATGGCGCGCCGCCCGGGCCGAGGGGGCAGAGCCCCGGATCGGCCGGGCCGATCCCCCCCTGCACCCCGCGCGCCCCGCCACGCCCGAGCTTCTGAGCCCGCGTGACGTGCCACGCCGCCGCCCCGGCACGCCCGAGGGCCGCATCGCCCTGCTGCACGCCGTCGCCCACATCGAGCTCAACGCCGTTGATCTGCACTGGGACATCATCGCCCGCTTTGCCCATGTGAAAATGCCCATCGGATACTACGATGACTGGGTGAAGGCCGCGGATGAGGAATCCAAGCATTTCAACCTAATGTGCGACTGTCTTGAAGCGGCAGGCAGCCATTACGGCGCCCTGCCTGCGCACGCCGGCATGTGGCGCGCCGCCGAGGATACGGTGGATGATTTCATGGGTCGGCTTGCCGTCGTCCCCATGGTGCTGGAGGCGCGCGGCCTCGACGTCACTCCCGGCATGATCGAGATTTTCAAGCGCGCCAAGGACACCGGCGCGGTCGACGCGCTCGAGACGATCTACGCCGAGGAGGTGCACCACGTCGCGTACGGCTCAAAATGGTTTCACTTCCTGTGCGGTCGCCACGATCTGGATCCGACGGTGCAATTCCACAGCCTTGTGCGCCAATATTTCCATGGCGCGCTGAAGCCCCCCTTCAACGAAGAGAAGCGTGCCGAAGCTGGAATACCGCCGGATTTCTACTGGCCACTCGCCCAGAACGGGTAA
- a CDS encoding peroxiredoxin yields MPEISQPAPDFTLPVTGGGEVTLSALQGAPVVLFFYPRDDTPGCTKESVGFSEHLDAFEAAGAKVFGISRDSMAKHDKFAAKHDLTVPLLSDSEGSVTEDYGVWVEKNMYGKKSMGIERATYLIAADGTIAQIWRKVKVPGHVEEVLDAVRAL; encoded by the coding sequence ATGCCCGAGATTTCCCAACCCGCCCCGGATTTCACCCTGCCCGTCACCGGCGGCGGTGAGGTGACGCTGAGCGCGCTGCAAGGCGCGCCCGTTGTCCTGTTTTTCTACCCGCGCGACGACACGCCGGGCTGTACCAAGGAAAGCGTCGGCTTTTCCGAACATCTGGATGCGTTCGAGGCGGCGGGCGCAAAGGTCTTTGGCATTTCGCGCGACAGCATGGCGAAACACGACAAATTCGCCGCAAAGCATGATCTGACCGTACCGCTTCTTTCGGACAGCGAAGGCAGCGTCACCGAAGATTACGGCGTCTGGGTCGAGAAAAACATGTACGGCAAGAAATCCATGGGGATCGAACGTGCAACCTATCTGATTGCCGCCGATGGCACGATCGCGCAAATCTGGCGCAAGGTGAAGGTGCCCGGCCACGTCGAAGAGGTCCTCGACGCCGTGCGCGCGCTTTGA